The genomic DNA tttcacttaacataatgctctccaggtccatccatgctgtttcaaatggtaagaattccttcttttttatagcagtataGTGTTTCactctgtagatgtaccacagctttttagtccactcatctgctgatgggcacttaggctgtttccaaatcttagctattgtaaattgtgctgctatgaacataggggtacatatagcCTTTCctattggtatttctgattttgGGGGatatatattcctggaagtggtaTTACTGAGATACAAATGTgttataagagaagaaaaattatatgttAATGCACTGGAATACAAAATGTCAATTTAGGACtatttttataaatgcatttttctctGTTGCATGGGAATTCCAACGAATAACAATAACCCAACAGCAAGGAGCCCACCAAGCATCCAGATCTTGGGCTGTAGGTAACATTTGGGGGCTAAAACATAACCTCTGCGAACTAGAAAAATGGCCGATAGACATGTAAAAAGGTgtttaacatcactaatcatcaggggaatgcaatcaaaaccacagtgaaatatcacctcacacagtcAGAGTGACTATCATAAAAAACTCAAGAACATGTTgtctggatgaaagaaggtgaagggattaaccaaagaacatataggcATAACTCATAGACAAACACAATAAtatggtgatgaccagagggaaggaggaaggaggctgaGTGAAGGTGGGTAAAGAACAGGGAGAATTGGGGACATAAGTTATAgtgacaacaataaaaatgttaaaaagcacATGtaggtgaggatgtagagaaaagagagACCTTGTGCATTGTGGTGGGATTGGAAGTGGATGCTGCCACTATGGAATCCAGTATGGAGATTTCTCAAAGCACTAAAAATAGATCtttcatatgacccagcaatcccacatcTGGGTATTTAACCAAAGGAAACCCCcctactaatttgaaaagatatatgcacccctatgttcattgaagtattatttacaatagccaagatatgtaaGCAATCTAGATATCCActaacagatgaatgaataaagtacATGTGGGTTATTACTCAGCATAGAAAAGAATgacatcttgccatttgcaacaacatgtatGAACCTCaggggtattatgctaagtgaaataactcagacagagaaaggcaaatactgtatggttttacttatatgtggaatcttaaaaaaaaaaacccaaaacaaataaacatacaaatcaaaacaaaaacacactcatagaaacagagaccaaagagAATAGTTACCAgatgggcggggtggggggtggcaaaAATGGTGAGggggaatatggtcaataatattgtgataagtttgcatgGTTTTCAGAGAAGTCTTAAAATAGTTGGATCCTTTACCCACTCTGatttaataaattttgtttttggattttgAACATGCTATGGcaaaatattatttgtaatttaATTTCTTCCTCCATTTTCTGTGAGGAGTTAAACCTGGTAGTTGtactatgtatttctttttaaattcttcccAGAGGACAtgtttagaaagaggaagagatggagaaagagagagagagagagagagagagagagagagagagagagagagagagattgaagtgagagagaagcatagatcagtTGTCTttcacatgtgccccaactggggatcaaacccaaaaaccaggtatgtgccctgactgggaatcacaaccaaaacctttcagtgcaggacactccacccaactgagctacTCCTGCTGGGCTGAACTGTGTATTTCATTGGTTTAAAACCTAGTCAATTATAAACCAGgggttcacagttcaattccctgtcagagtacatgtccaggttgcagtcagggcatacaggaggcagccaatcagtgattctctctcatcattgataattctatctctccttccctctccttttctctatgaaatcaataaaaatatacttaaaaaataaaacctagccACTAATCAACCTGATAATTACTTGCACATAACTGGATACAATATTAAAAAGCAGATGTCCTACTAGAGTGTGGACAGAAGGGTAATGGGTATAAGTTAGTCTAAAGCTAGGAAGCTATTAGGaactagtaataaataataaaagtagaaaataaggGAGTGAGAGAGTGATCAAGAAAGAGAGACTGGCAACTCAGCATCTAGGAgactgagaaaatatattttagaaaataaacatgtCTAATAAGAATTCTCAAATGAAATGCAGTGCTTTGTGAGATAGAAACTCACTCTCCTTTTCTCTAAGAAAATCAATTAAGGCTGCATTACTCACAAATGCGAATGTGGTGAAGTTAAGATACTTAACTTCTACCTGTGTCTGACTCaatataaacaataataatacctCAAAGCTTGTTTGTTGTCTGTTTGGTAGGGAAATGAGATAATTTAAGTGTATAATCAAGGCCTGGTaatcaataaaatctttaaaaaatatcgcTGCAGGTATTCTTATTAAAGAGTTTAAGACACAAAATATAAATAGATTCAGTATTTGGATAAAATAAAGGCAAATGAAAAGAATTTCCGTAAGTAGACAATTTGTTTCACTATTTCTactgaaatatcctatataattataGGATATAATATCCTAGGTGGAGTCACGCCCTTGTGCGGCACCCTCGCGTGATgacgtcacaagatggccatgcacATAGCTGTGGCCGCTTTGTGCTGTGAGGCCCAGGGGTCCTGCAGCTCTGGGTGGTGCAGAGGAGGCCAGTCCTGGTGTCTCCACCACCTtgtgtggaggaggtgggtcccagtggaggaggcagtttgcagcaggggagggcggttgtggttgatcaggttggcaggggagggcagttgtggttgACCAGGTCATCAGGGGAGGGGAGTTCAGGGTGATCAGGTCGTAgaagagggcaggtgggggtgatcagcctggcaggggagcggttagggggtgatcaggctgacagacaaaagcagttaggggcaatctggcaggcaggcaggcaggcaagcagttaggagccagcagtcccagattgtgagagggatgtctgactgctggattgtgagagggatttactaaaccagcagttggacatcccctgaggggtcccagattggagagggtgcaggccgggttgagggacaccccccccccatgcatgaatttcatgcatcaggcgtctagtgtttaataattttaatgactATTTTAATGTATATCAATTATAAATTCAACACATCTTGATGTCTACATATTGTCCTATGTTGTAACTAGTACtttgttcattctttctttttccttctacccCAATTTCATATATTCTCAGCTTTCACTCCTGGCATTAAATGCACAAATAGTTTATGTCCCTATTTATAATTGTGAATAAATAAGACTAACTTGATAAATGTAAAGTTCAtattatacatgtgtatatatagtaTGTGAATATTATATTCTAGTTATAAAATTTATATCTCTCATTGCAGAAAATGTCACAATAAACAAGTTAAAAATATCCAATTCCTGATTTCCaagtatttattttcttggtttATAAATATTCTCACAATGAAAAGATGTCATATTCACAAATATAGGCAAAGGAATTTAGTAATATTAGGATTtcatgaaagattttttttttattgatttcagagaggaaggaggggagaaaaagatagaaacatcaatgatgagagagaaccattgattggctgcctcttgtaggcgccccactggggagcaagccctcaacccaagcgtgtgccctaactgggaatcaaaccgtgacctcctggttcataggtcaatgctcaaccactgagccactccggctgggcaTGAAAATAAATGATATGGTGAAGGAAAGTAGTCAAAAGCAATAAAAGCAACTCATAGCAAATATTGCTATGATATTAGTAGCAATGGGCCATAGGAAGGGTTTCTGTCAATTCAGAGTCAATATTGGGATAAAACTCCTCTCCTCATCAGTCTTTAACATATTGTTCATTTCAGAAGAGAATCAAGTCATACTAGAAATCCACTGCAGTGTTTTGTAGCATTTCATTCTGGGACAGTAAAGAACTCTTCTCTAGTTTGCCAAAATTCAGGACCTGTAAGCACATGAACCTTCCTGCGGTTTAAGTCCAGAatctttatgagaaaaaaatggacAATGATAGAAGAGTCATATTATAAATCAAACTCTCACACACTCGATATACATCTTGTTTATATATTTGCCTCATTTACCTcaaccattttgttttttaatctttatcaaCATTTATAAAAGTGAATCATCTGTATCTGTTAATGATGCCTCTCTTTGCCACTCTGCTTACTTAATGAACTCCCCTGAGCCAACAGGAAAGACACAGATAAAATAAGTCCAGTTCCACTCGTGTGACATATATAAAGAAGAACATTCCTATTTCCTATTTCTTAAAATAGCATTTGCAGGAAAATATCACAGTCTCTGAAgtataaggaaaatatatttaggttTTATAGGTGTGTAATCAtagaattacaaaatatttatttgaagtgtttccataaatacaaagaaaatctttaataaatgtttttatttatttatttacttgtccACCCAGGTGTAATTGGATCTCAGGTGAGAGACAAAAAGCAGAAATGAGTTGTATGATAATATGTTCCAAAAATTTTACAGTACCAGGAATAAAGGATATTGTCAACTATTactagtctaaaaaaaaaaaaaaaaagagagagagagagagagaactatgaTCCTTGAGAGTCATGAAAAAGTTAAGTTTTCACACTTGTTCTGAccatacaataaaaataaaataaattgctaaCTCAATTTATCAACTTtgaaattatgtaaatatttaagcCTATTAGACAGTTAAATTTGAGACTAAATCAAGAAGAACCAAGAAGTAAGTAAATTTATTATTCTTCAATATAATATTCTATTTcattcaaatgtttaaaaatattatttgcataTGTATTTGTGGATTTACATccctttttatattaaaagttaAGTAATTGTTTAATATCAAGAAGACTATTAATGGAGTCCTAAAGCAGGAATTCAGAAATAAGTTTTGGGTTGTTCAATTACTTTTTCTAAGTTTAATGGTATTCTGTTATAGAAATCAGATTATAAAAAGTGATTCCATATTAGAATACCTCCTAACGATCtgctagaatattttaaaaggagctgaatattttaataaatacttgcaagcttaattttaaagaaacattagaaaaatagcttttgtttaaatattaGCACAAGATTTTTTCCATGGTCTATGTGTTTTCAAAGAAAAGAGATTATATTTAATTTCAGTTAATATTCATTACTTCAATGTAAGGTTGATGGAAATTGGAGAGAGTGGCTGAAGGGAAAGGTGCTTTGGAATTTCATAGATTATGTatcatcatagatatttttaaaattccatactCAATTCTCAAAcctgttttaacttttttatgtTCCGTAGGGGAAATATTCTGTTGTAAAGCAGGGGGAAGGATCCGCAATGAGAAATCGCACAGTACCCTCAGAATTCATTCTTCTAGGACTGTCAGATGATCCAGAGCTTCAGattgtgatttttctctttttagttaTCACATATATATTAAGTGTCTCTGGAAATTTCACCATCATCACTCTCACCTTGGTGGATTCTCATCTACAGACCCCTATGTATTTCTTCCTCAGGAACTTCTCTGTATTAGAAATATCCTTTACAACTGTCTGTATTCCTAGATTTTTAGGCACAATTATCACCAGAGACAAAACTATTTCATACAATACTTGCACAGCTcaattgtttttcttcattttcatggGTATAACTGAATTTTACCTTTTAACTGCCATGTCCTATGACCGCTATGTAGCCATCTGCAAGCCCCTGCATTATACAACCATCATGAACAAAAAAGTCTGCATATTGCTTGTCTTTTGTGCTTGGCTGGCAGGATTCTTAAATATCTTCCCACCAGTTATTCTTTTTCTCCAGTTAGATTACTGTGGCTCCAATGTCATCGACCACTTTGCTTGTGACTATTTCCCCCTCTTGCAATTATCCTGCTCAGACACCTGGCTCCTGGAAGTGATTGGTTTTTACACTGCAATAGTGATTCTGCTTTTCACTTTGGCGTTAATAATTCTATCCTACACGTTCATCATTAGGACGATTCTAAGACTGCCTTCTGCCAGCCAGAGAAAAAAGGCATTTTCTACATGCTCCTCTCACATGATTGTCATTTCCATCTCTTACGGAAGCTGCATATTCATGTATGCCAACCCTTCAGCAAAAGAAAAGGCATCAGTGACCAAAGGAGTAGCTATTCTGAATACTTCGGTTGCTCCTATGATGAATCCGTTTATATATACCCTGAGGAACCAGCAAGTAAAGCAAGCTTTTAAAGATGCTTTTCAAAAGGTTATGTTTTGCTCTGGTAAGTGAATGTACTAGTAACATTAAATGGATAAAGTTCTTATCAATGACTTCTATTATTCATACTCTCTCAAAACACTCTTTGCTTCATTACAGTTATTTTCCCTTTGTTATTTCcatattaaaatttctcaaatGTTCTactcaataaatttgaaaaagctAGATATTGTTTCAGAGTATTCtgccaaatattttattcaaatgtaCTTtggtgaagtaaaaaaaaaaatctaatgataATGATTTAAGTAAAAGCCTCTTTTGAATATGTATAGGGCATTTAATTGGAATGTCAAGATAGATGTGAAATTCTGAACTTACTATTCTTAGCAGGTAATAAAAGTGAATGCTATTAGAAACTTTTGATTTTATTTGGCATTTGCATGAAATCAAATTGTCACCATAACCAGGAGGTTGGGAGCAAAATATAAAcatctatataaatatattaaatgattgtaactcatatatattaaaattcttatcctatataataaaagcatagtatgcaaattgtcccctcgactgggaattgtctgggagttcgaccagggggcagggtggggcaggagaagggagggaggccctggccagcagctgacAGCCGGAAGCCACTAggacctctagttaataataattataatataatgagaaggagaagaaagagaggtagaaaaaaatttttttcagcaaTTACCAGATGCtacatttattgttttctttatattggCTCATTTAATCCTGCTAATAACTTTATGAGGCACCTACAATTATTATCATCTTTTAGTCAGAGGTATTTTTCTTCAGTTAGATTAACTACCTcccaaaattaaaatgtatgtaaaCAATGTATGTAGAGAACAGAATGTAAAATATATCAAGTAAAATGCATGAAACTATAATAAACTGGTAAGAGTTCAACTTTCTGGAGAACTGAACTTTAGTTGGAAGATCTACAACTGACT from Myotis daubentonii chromosome 2, mMyoDau2.1, whole genome shotgun sequence includes the following:
- the LOC132226133 gene encoding olfactory receptor 6C3-like, which encodes MRNRTVPSEFILLGLSDDPELQIVIFLFLVITYILSVSGNFTIITLTLVDSHLQTPMYFFLRNFSVLEISFTTVCIPRFLGTIITRDKTISYNTCTAQLFFFIFMGITEFYLLTAMSYDRYVAICKPLHYTTIMNKKVCILLVFCAWLAGFLNIFPPVILFLQLDYCGSNVIDHFACDYFPLLQLSCSDTWLLEVIGFYTAIVILLFTLALIILSYTFIIRTILRLPSASQRKKAFSTCSSHMIVISISYGSCIFMYANPSAKEKASVTKGVAILNTSVAPMMNPFIYTLRNQQVKQAFKDAFQKVMFCSGK